The Aliiroseovarius pelagivivens genome contains a region encoding:
- a CDS encoding TIGR00730 family Rossman fold protein → MTQHTASICVYCGSRMGNDPAYRASAEGLGKALASNNWRLVYGAGDVGLMGEVAKAAQSAGADTFGVIPEHLLNWEVGKRDLTSFIVTENMHERKKVMFMNSDAVVVLPGGAGSLDEFFEILTWRQLGLHKKPILLLNVNGFWDPLVGLLDHVIDQGFAEDSIKGFVTVVGDVDQAVTALREALS, encoded by the coding sequence ATGACACAACATACAGCCTCGATCTGCGTTTACTGCGGTTCTCGCATGGGGAATGACCCTGCCTATCGCGCCAGTGCGGAAGGCTTGGGCAAGGCGCTAGCATCCAACAACTGGCGGCTGGTTTATGGCGCGGGTGATGTCGGTTTGATGGGGGAAGTGGCGAAGGCGGCGCAGAGTGCGGGCGCCGACACTTTCGGCGTCATCCCCGAGCACCTTTTAAACTGGGAAGTTGGCAAGCGCGACCTGACCAGCTTTATCGTGACCGAGAACATGCACGAGCGCAAAAAGGTGATGTTCATGAACTCGGACGCCGTGGTGGTGCTTCCCGGAGGTGCCGGGTCGTTGGACGAGTTCTTCGAAATCCTGACATGGCGCCAACTGGGTCTACACAAGAAACCCATCTTGCTTTTGAACGTGAACGGGTTCTGGGATCCTCTGGTCGGGCTGTTGGATCACGTGATCGATCAAGGCTTTGCCGAAGACAGCATAAAGGGTTTCGTCACCGTCGTGGGTGATGTGGATCAGGCAGTGACGGCCCTGCGCGAAGCCCTGTCCTGA
- a CDS encoding LysM peptidoglycan-binding domain-containing protein — MADMSGGAAGAGKIWIGVGAAVIVAVLGYCSFDQSAQAPVSDPVDALKTTLDAPVAEPSVAPDAEVVTDTPPTDQASTIDPPAFDVVRVDPDGRAVVAGHAAPGANVQLSFNGVPIETLTADDAGNFVALLDLQVTQSGQLGLQALNDAGEVADTAAPGQTVLIEPRTPAPTVVPDAPAVASAGDADDSTAQPAEPEIAVTEAPAAPRVLLADNEGITVLQDEVGDLTVQNVIIDAISYDDQGEVALSGRAAGGGALRVYLDNAPIKTAPIPQDGQWRLPLPDVEAGIYTLRVDELAADGTVTSRTETPFKREDVAQIAAATTLSEERAKVEAVTVQPGSTLWAIARDTLGEGPLYVRVFEANRDQIRDPDLIYPGQVFSIPE, encoded by the coding sequence ATGGCTGATATGTCAGGCGGCGCTGCGGGCGCTGGCAAAATTTGGATTGGTGTCGGGGCGGCTGTGATCGTGGCCGTTTTGGGGTATTGCAGCTTCGATCAAAGTGCTCAGGCACCGGTTTCTGATCCGGTTGACGCCCTGAAGACCACATTGGATGCGCCAGTTGCCGAACCATCGGTCGCCCCGGATGCCGAGGTTGTCACCGACACCCCACCCACAGATCAGGCCTCCACGATCGACCCACCGGCCTTCGACGTTGTACGTGTTGATCCCGACGGGCGTGCCGTGGTCGCGGGACATGCCGCCCCCGGCGCGAACGTGCAACTGTCATTCAACGGTGTTCCAATCGAAACACTCACGGCGGATGATGCCGGAAATTTCGTAGCCTTGTTGGATCTGCAGGTCACGCAATCCGGTCAACTTGGCCTGCAAGCGCTGAACGATGCAGGTGAAGTCGCAGACACCGCGGCCCCCGGGCAAACCGTTCTGATCGAGCCCCGTACACCTGCACCGACTGTCGTGCCGGATGCGCCCGCTGTTGCAAGCGCTGGTGACGCAGACGATTCCACCGCACAGCCCGCCGAACCTGAAATAGCCGTCACCGAAGCCCCCGCTGCACCGCGGGTCCTTCTGGCCGATAACGAGGGTATTACAGTCCTTCAGGACGAAGTTGGCGATCTGACGGTCCAGAACGTGATCATTGACGCCATCTCTTATGATGATCAGGGCGAGGTTGCCTTGTCCGGGCGTGCTGCAGGCGGTGGCGCCTTGCGTGTCTATCTGGACAACGCACCGATCAAGACGGCACCTATTCCCCAGGATGGCCAATGGCGTTTGCCGCTACCCGATGTGGAGGCTGGCATCTATACCCTGCGCGTGGACGAGCTTGCCGCCGATGGCACGGTCACCTCGCGCACCGAAACTCCGTTCAAACGCGAGGACGTGGCACAAATCGCGGCCGCAACCACTCTTTCTGAAGAGCGTGCGAAGGTCGAGGCCGTGACGGTTCAGCCCGGATCGACCCTTTGGGCCATCGCCCGCGATACGCTGGGGGAAGGGCCGCTCTATGTGCGCGTGTTCGAGGCAAACCGCGATCAGATCCGCGATCCCGACCTGATTTATCCGGGGCAAGTCTTTTCGATCCCAGAGTAA
- a CDS encoding ABCB family ABC transporter ATP-binding protein/permease, producing the protein MAPSRITSTELPDNNWRTIRRVAPYLWPEDHPWVKRRVVLAMLALLVAKLVAVATPWFYGWAVNELAGESTAPAAMLGAGAVGLTLAYGMARLMSNGFQQLRDVIFARVGQRALRQLALETFTHIHRLSMRYHITRKTGGLSRIIERGVKGVEFLLRFMLFSMGPLILELGLIALILFVTFDVWYLAVVVVTIWAYVWFTFKVTEWRVRIRKEMNDQDTDANQKAIDSLLNFETVKYFGAEKREASRYDSAMAGYEQAALKTSYSLAFLNFGQALLITGGLVAVMVLAAVGVQNGQLTVGDFVMVNAYMIQITMPLNFLGTVYREIRQSLVDMSEMFDLLEQPADVSDKPDAAEIAVTGGALAFRDVHFGYEAARPILKGVSLDVGAGKTVAIVGPSGSGKSTIGRLLFRFYDVNDGSLSIDGQDVRDVSQDSLHAQIGVVPQDTVLFNDTVLYNIAYGRPEASRTEIEAAAKAAKIHDFIMELPDGYQTQVGERGLKLSGGEKQRVGIARTLLKNPPILLLDEATSALDTQTERDIQDSLREMGQGRTVITIAHRLSTIVDADEIVVLEAGVIVEQGTHDALLEQGGRYAAMWARQASEEEPQALAG; encoded by the coding sequence ATGGCGCCCAGCCGCATCACTTCCACCGAGCTTCCAGACAATAATTGGCGCACCATCCGGCGCGTTGCTCCTTATCTTTGGCCCGAGGATCACCCCTGGGTGAAGCGCCGCGTCGTGCTGGCGATGCTGGCGCTTCTTGTGGCGAAACTGGTCGCAGTGGCAACGCCGTGGTTCTATGGCTGGGCTGTGAATGAACTGGCCGGCGAAAGTACGGCACCAGCCGCGATGCTTGGGGCAGGGGCGGTCGGTCTGACTTTGGCCTATGGCATGGCGCGCTTGATGAGCAACGGGTTCCAGCAGTTGCGCGATGTTATCTTCGCCCGCGTCGGTCAGCGCGCGCTACGCCAATTGGCGCTTGAGACCTTCACCCATATCCACCGCCTGTCCATGCGCTATCACATTACGCGCAAGACGGGTGGTCTTAGCCGCATCATCGAGCGCGGCGTGAAAGGGGTCGAATTCCTTCTGCGCTTCATGCTGTTTTCGATGGGGCCACTGATCCTTGAACTTGGCTTGATCGCACTGATCCTGTTTGTGACATTTGATGTCTGGTACTTGGCTGTCGTCGTGGTCACGATTTGGGCCTATGTCTGGTTCACCTTCAAGGTCACCGAATGGCGCGTTCGGATCCGCAAAGAGATGAATGATCAGGACACGGACGCCAACCAGAAGGCCATCGACAGCCTGCTGAACTTTGAAACCGTCAAGTATTTCGGCGCCGAGAAACGCGAAGCTTCGCGCTATGACAGTGCGATGGCGGGCTATGAACAAGCCGCATTGAAAACTTCGTATTCGCTGGCATTTCTGAACTTCGGACAGGCGCTGTTGATCACGGGTGGCTTGGTCGCAGTGATGGTTCTGGCTGCTGTTGGCGTTCAGAACGGGCAGCTGACTGTTGGCGACTTCGTCATGGTCAACGCATATATGATCCAGATTACCATGCCTCTGAACTTCCTTGGCACGGTCTATCGCGAGATCCGGCAATCGCTGGTGGATATGAGCGAAATGTTCGATCTGCTCGAGCAACCTGCGGACGTAAGCGACAAACCGGATGCCGCTGAGATTGCGGTGACGGGCGGGGCACTTGCATTCCGTGACGTGCATTTCGGATATGAAGCTGCGCGCCCGATCTTGAAAGGTGTTTCACTGGATGTAGGCGCCGGGAAAACCGTTGCGATCGTTGGCCCGTCTGGGTCGGGAAAATCCACCATCGGGCGGCTGTTGTTCCGGTTTTACGACGTGAATGATGGCAGCCTGTCCATCGACGGGCAGGACGTGCGCGACGTGTCTCAGGACAGCTTGCACGCGCAGATCGGCGTGGTGCCGCAGGATACCGTCTTGTTCAACGACACGGTGCTCTACAACATTGCCTATGGCCGCCCCGAGGCCTCTCGGACTGAGATCGAAGCCGCCGCCAAGGCTGCAAAGATCCACGACTTCATCATGGAACTGCCCGATGGTTATCAAACCCAGGTGGGTGAACGCGGGTTGAAGCTGTCCGGCGGCGAAAAGCAGCGCGTGGGGATTGCGCGCACGCTTTTGAAGAACCCGCCGATCCTTTTGTTGGACGAGGCGACCTCGGCCTTGGATACCCAGACCGAACGCGACATTCAGGACAGTCTTCGCGAGATGGGGCAGGGACGCACGGTGATCACCATCGCGCACCGCCTGTCGACCATCGTGGATGCGGATGAGATTGTGGTGCTGGAGGCAGGCGTCATCGTCGAGCAGGGCACGCATGACGCGCTTTTGGAGCAGGGTGGACGGTATGCTGCCATGTGGGCGCGCCAAGCCAGCGAGGAAGAGCCACAGGCTCTGGCGGGCTGA
- a CDS encoding ArsR/SmtB family transcription factor yields MKQSRVLKSLSAMAHDTRLEIVRLLVPRGDDGLCAGEIAQTLGVSASGLSFHLSQLEQAGLLTSRKESRHVIYAADRVALGGVISYLLNDCCAGAADVTGCIATAVEKA; encoded by the coding sequence ATGAAACAGAGTCGAGTCCTGAAATCCCTATCTGCCATGGCCCATGACACGCGGCTTGAGATCGTACGTCTGCTGGTTCCGCGTGGCGATGACGGACTGTGCGCCGGTGAGATTGCCCAAACACTTGGGGTGTCTGCCTCGGGCCTGTCCTTTCATCTGTCTCAACTTGAACAGGCTGGGCTTCTGACCTCACGCAAGGAAAGCCGGCATGTGATTTATGCGGCAGATCGGGTGGCGCTTGGGGGCGTCATTTCATATCTGCTGAATGATTGCTGCGCCGGGGCTGCCGACGTGACAGGCTGTATCGCAACTGCGGTGGAGAAGGCTTAG